The Amycolatopsis coloradensis sequence GGCCGATTCCCTGCTGCCGATGGGCTCCCCGCTGATCTACCTGACCATCATCGGGCTCGCCGCGGCGCTCGCGCTGGCGGCGACCCTGGTCCCGGCCTGGGCGGCGACCCGGGGTCAGGCCGTCGACGCGGCGACGGCAGGCAATGACTAGAGCTACCGTCGAAGGACCCGGCGGGCCGTGTGTAAGACTCTCGGCCGTGGCGTACCCCGGTGTTGATCAAGCGGCGAAACTCGAACTGGCGAGACTGGTCGGCGAACTCGCCGTCGTGCACGGCAAGGTGACCTTGTCCTCGGGCAAGGAGGCCGATTACTACATCGACCTCCGGCGGGCGACGCTGCATCACGCGGCCGCTCCGCTCATCGGGAAGCTGCTTCGCCAGCTCACGCACGACTGGGACTACGTCGCCGCCGGCGGCCTGACCCTCGGTGCGGACCCGGTGGCGCTGGCGATGCTGCACTCCGCGGCGACCGACGGTGTCGTGCTCGACGCGTTCGTCGTCCGGAAGGCCGTCAAGGAACACGGCATGCAGCGCCGGATCGAGGGCGTCGAGGTGCTGGGACAGCGAGTGCTGGCCGTCGAGGACACCTCGACCACCGGCGGCAGCGTGCTCACCGCCGTCGAGGCGCTGCGCGAGGCCGGAGCGAACGTGGTCGGCGTCGCGACCGTCGTCGATCGGGACACCGGAGCGCGCGAGGCCATCGAGAAGGAAGGCCTCGAATACCGTTACATTCTGAACAAGGACGATCTCGGTCTGTCCTGAATAAAGCGTCCCGAACGGGGCGGCCTCGACGGTCAGCCGCTGGACCTCGGCCCGCGTCTCGGCGAGCGCCGANCCGAGCGTGCCCATCAGGACCAGCAGGCCGGCCAGCATGAACGGAGGATGCCCCGTTTTTTCGTGAGCGTTTCTCAATCGGAGAGGGGTAACGTCGCTGGTAGGGGAGTGAAAGGGGGCTTGAGGTGGCGGGTTTCCTGGCGAACGTGACAGTCGCGGTGCACATT is a genomic window containing:
- the pyrE gene encoding orotate phosphoribosyltransferase, with the translated sequence MAYPGVDQAAKLELARLVGELAVVHGKVTLSSGKEADYYIDLRRATLHHAAAPLIGKLLRQLTHDWDYVAAGGLTLGADPVALAMLHSAATDGVVLDAFVVRKAVKEHGMQRRIEGVEVLGQRVLAVEDTSTTGGSVLTAVEALREAGANVVGVATVVDRDTGAREAIEKEGLEYRYILNKDDLGLS